A region of Subdoligranulum variabile DNA encodes the following proteins:
- a CDS encoding DUF1540 domain-containing protein, which produces MENTNVTCDVCSCAYNQNGCTCNLDAIKITEHSDNGTQGIDNPHYCQSYRQR; this is translated from the coding sequence ATGGAGAATACCAACGTTACCTGTGATGTCTGCTCCTGCGCGTACAACCAGAACGGCTGCACGTGCAACCTGGACGCGATCAAGATCACCGAGCATTCCGACAACGGCACCCAGGGCATCGACAACCCGCATTACTGCCAGAGCTATCGTCAGCGCTGA